The Sphingobium sp. BYY-5 genome contains a region encoding:
- the nagZ gene encoding beta-N-acetylhexosaminidase: protein MKPVIFGLAGETLTPDERAFFVEAEPAGYILFKRNIVDRAQLRALTDDLRALHGRDDLLIMIDQEGGRVTRMQSPVWPSFPPGAIFDRLYDVAPSSAIAAARANARAIALTLAEVGITVDALPLLDVRQEGASNIMGDRTFGADPMRVAALGRAVLEGLAEGGVVGIVKHIPGHGRALVDSHLELPVVDADLNALETDIAPFRTLKNAPMGMTAHVVYTEWDAERPATLSPTVIGEIIRRRIGFDGLLMSDDLDMKALKGSIPELAAGVVAAGCDLALNCFGKMDDMVGIAAALPEISAVSRARLDRAMASVTRGGDQPPLEELLAIRDQLLEPVAA from the coding sequence ATGAAGCCTGTCATCTTCGGCCTTGCCGGTGAAACCCTGACCCCCGACGAGCGCGCCTTCTTTGTCGAGGCGGAACCGGCGGGCTATATCCTGTTCAAGCGCAACATCGTCGACCGGGCGCAGCTACGCGCGCTCACCGATGATCTGCGCGCGCTGCACGGGCGCGACGATCTGCTCATCATGATCGATCAGGAGGGCGGGCGCGTGACCCGGATGCAAAGCCCGGTCTGGCCGAGCTTTCCGCCCGGTGCGATCTTCGACCGGCTTTATGACGTGGCGCCGTCCAGCGCGATTGCGGCGGCGCGCGCCAATGCGCGCGCGATCGCGCTGACGCTGGCGGAAGTCGGCATCACCGTGGACGCGCTGCCCCTGCTCGACGTGCGGCAGGAAGGAGCGAGCAACATCATGGGCGACCGGACGTTCGGCGCCGATCCGATGCGCGTGGCGGCGCTGGGCCGCGCAGTGTTGGAAGGGCTGGCCGAGGGTGGCGTGGTCGGCATCGTCAAGCATATCCCCGGCCATGGCCGCGCGCTGGTCGACAGCCATCTGGAACTGCCGGTGGTCGATGCGGACCTCAACGCACTGGAAACCGATATCGCGCCCTTCCGCACGCTCAAAAATGCGCCGATGGGGATGACGGCGCATGTCGTCTATACCGAATGGGATGCGGAGCGGCCGGCCACGCTGTCGCCGACCGTGATCGGTGAGATCATCCGCCGGCGCATCGGCTTCGACGGACTGTTGATGTCGGACGATCTGGACATGAAGGCGCTGAAAGGGAGCATCCCGGAACTGGCGGCGGGCGTGGTTGCGGCGGGATGCGACCTGGCGCTCAATTGCTTCGGCAAGATGGATGATATGGTGGGGATTGCGGCAGCGCTGCCTGAGATCAGCGCGGTGTCGCGGGCGCGGCTCGATCGCGCCATGGCGAGCGTGACGCGCGGAGGCGATCAGCCGCCGCTGGAGGAACTGCTGGCCATCCGCGACCAGTTGCTGGAGCCTGTGGCGGCGTGA
- a CDS encoding carbon-nitrogen hydrolase family protein, translating to MTTTAKKRLEVRAAIPSDVRAIQRLIARVYPGMPNYSLATLRGQINNFPTGCFVALYDSKVVGYCATMRVSKSMAFSHHDWEEITANGFGTRHSAAGEWLYGYEMAVDPKLRGLRIGQRLYDERKELAEELDLHGIIIAGRMPGYARARRRVLGPADYLDKVVTGKLRDQVISFQLKNQFEPLGVLENYLPEDKQSDGHAAHLVWRNPYVDPDEAPEMRVPRGVESVRLATCQLQARAVKDFDEFVRNIEYFVDVAADYRSDFIVFPELFTLPLLSFETKKLSPAEAIDRLTGYTPRLTKELTRMALEYNINIIGGSHPTRAEDGDIQNIAYVALRDGSVHTQEKIHPTPNEAFWWNIKGGDSLDVIQTDCGPIGVLICYDSEFPELARRLVDQGARIIFVPFCTDSRLGYMRVRYCAQARAIENQCYVVMSGNVGNLPNVDNMDIQYAQSAILTPCDLPFARDGIAAESTENVETLTMADVNLADLSWARAEGTVRNLRDRRFDLYHIDWDSNPDHSHAPSGGPVPAGGHNSPGGG from the coding sequence ATGACCACGACGGCCAAAAAGCGCCTGGAGGTTCGCGCGGCAATTCCGTCCGATGTCCGCGCGATCCAGCGGCTGATCGCCCGCGTCTATCCGGGGATGCCCAATTATTCGCTGGCCACGCTGCGCGGCCAGATCAACAATTTCCCGACCGGTTGCTTCGTTGCCCTCTATGATAGCAAGGTCGTGGGCTATTGCGCGACCATGCGGGTCAGCAAATCCATGGCCTTCTCCCACCATGATTGGGAAGAGATCACCGCCAACGGCTTCGGCACGCGGCACAGCGCGGCGGGCGAATGGCTCTACGGCTATGAGATGGCGGTCGACCCCAAGCTGCGCGGCTTGCGCATCGGCCAGCGCCTTTATGACGAGCGCAAGGAACTGGCCGAGGAACTGGACCTGCACGGCATCATCATCGCCGGGCGGATGCCGGGCTATGCCCGCGCCCGACGCCGCGTCCTCGGCCCGGCCGACTATCTGGACAAGGTCGTCACCGGCAAGTTGCGCGACCAGGTCATCAGCTTCCAGCTCAAGAACCAGTTCGAGCCGCTGGGCGTGCTCGAAAACTATCTGCCGGAAGACAAGCAGTCGGACGGGCACGCAGCCCATCTGGTCTGGCGCAATCCCTATGTCGATCCCGACGAAGCCCCCGAAATGCGCGTGCCGCGCGGCGTGGAGAGCGTCCGCCTCGCCACCTGCCAGCTACAGGCGCGCGCGGTGAAGGATTTCGACGAGTTCGTCCGCAACATCGAATATTTCGTCGACGTGGCGGCCGACTATCGCTCCGACTTCATCGTCTTCCCCGAACTCTTCACCCTCCCCCTCCTCTCCTTCGAGACGAAGAAGCTCAGCCCGGCCGAAGCGATCGACCGGCTGACCGGCTATACCCCGCGCCTGACCAAGGAGCTGACGCGGATGGCGCTGGAATATAATATCAACATCATCGGCGGCTCTCACCCGACCCGCGCCGAGGATGGCGACATCCAGAATATCGCCTATGTCGCGCTGCGCGACGGATCGGTCCACACCCAGGAAAAGATCCACCCGACGCCCAACGAAGCCTTCTGGTGGAATATCAAGGGCGGCGATTCGCTCGACGTGATCCAGACCGACTGCGGGCCGATCGGCGTGCTCATCTGTTACGACAGCGAATTTCCCGAACTGGCGCGACGGCTGGTGGACCAGGGCGCGCGCATCATCTTCGTCCCCTTCTGTACCGATTCGCGGCTGGGCTACATGCGCGTGCGCTATTGCGCGCAGGCCCGCGCGATCGAGAATCAATGCTATGTCGTGATGTCGGGCAATGTCGGCAATTTGCCGAACGTCGACAATATGGACATCCAATATGCGCAGAGCGCGATCCTGACGCCGTGCGACCTGCCCTTCGCGCGGGACGGGATCGCGGCGGAATCGACCGAGAATGTCGAGACACTGACGATGGCGGACGTAAACCTGGCCGACCTCAGCTGGGCGCGCGCCGAAGGCACGGTGCGCAACCTGCGCGACCGGCGTTTCGACCTCTATCATATCGACTGGGACAGCAACCCCGACCATAGCCACGCCCCCAGCGGCGGCCCGGTGCCGGCGGGCGGGCATAATTCGCCGGGTGGCGGGTGA
- a CDS encoding NADP-dependent isocitrate dehydrogenase has product MAKIKVKNPVVEIDGDEMTRIIWEWIRERLILPYLDIDLKYYDLSVEKRDETNDQITIDSANAIKQYGVGVKCATITPDEARVEEFNLKSMWKSPNGTIRNILGGVVFREPIVISNVPRLIPGWTKPIVVGRHAFGDQYRATDFKVPGAGKLRLVFEGEDGEVIDREVFDFPGSGVAMAMYNLDDSIRDFARASFNYGLNLKWPVYLSTKNTILKAYDGRFKDLFQEVFETEGFAQKFKDTGIVYEHRLIDDMVASALKWSGEFVWACKNYDGDVQSDQVAQGFGSLGLMTSVLLSPDGKTVEAEAAHGTVTRHYRQHQQGKATSTNPIASIFAWTGGLKFRGKFDETPDVVKFAETLEKVCIQTVESGAMTKDLALLIGPEQSWMTTEQFFEQIRVNLEAEMGKWA; this is encoded by the coding sequence ATGGCGAAGATCAAGGTGAAAAACCCCGTCGTGGAAATCGACGGCGACGAAATGACCCGGATCATCTGGGAATGGATCCGTGAGCGCCTCATTCTTCCCTATCTCGATATCGACCTCAAATATTACGACCTCAGCGTCGAGAAGCGCGACGAGACCAACGACCAGATCACGATCGATTCCGCCAACGCGATCAAGCAATATGGCGTCGGCGTGAAGTGCGCCACCATCACCCCCGACGAAGCGCGCGTCGAGGAATTCAACCTCAAGTCGATGTGGAAGTCGCCCAACGGCACCATCCGCAATATCCTGGGCGGCGTCGTGTTCCGCGAGCCAATCGTCATTTCCAATGTGCCGCGCCTGATCCCCGGCTGGACCAAGCCGATCGTCGTTGGCCGTCACGCCTTTGGCGACCAGTATCGCGCGACCGACTTCAAGGTGCCCGGCGCCGGCAAGCTGCGCCTGGTCTTCGAAGGCGAAGACGGCGAAGTGATCGACCGCGAAGTGTTCGACTTCCCCGGTTCGGGCGTCGCCATGGCGATGTACAATCTCGACGATTCGATCCGCGATTTCGCCCGCGCCTCGTTCAACTATGGCCTGAACCTCAAATGGCCGGTCTATCTTTCGACCAAGAACACCATCCTCAAGGCCTATGACGGCCGCTTCAAGGACCTGTTCCAGGAAGTGTTCGAGACCGAAGGCTTCGCGCAGAAGTTCAAAGACACTGGCATCGTCTACGAACATCGCCTGATCGACGACATGGTCGCTTCCGCGCTCAAGTGGAGCGGCGAGTTCGTCTGGGCCTGCAAGAACTACGACGGCGATGTCCAGTCGGACCAGGTGGCGCAGGGCTTCGGCTCGCTCGGCCTCATGACCTCGGTCCTGCTCTCGCCCGACGGCAAGACTGTGGAAGCGGAAGCGGCGCACGGCACCGTCACCCGCCACTATCGCCAGCACCAGCAGGGCAAGGCGACCTCGACCAACCCGATCGCTTCAATCTTTGCCTGGACCGGCGGCCTCAAGTTCCGCGGCAAGTTCGACGAGACGCCCGACGTGGTGAAGTTCGCCGAGACGCTGGAAAAGGTCTGCATCCAGACCGTCGAAAGCGGCGCGATGACCAAGGATCTCGCTCTGCTGATCGGCCCGGAACAGTCCTGGATGACCACGGAGCAGTTCTTCGAACAGATCCGCGTCAACCTGGAAGCCGAAATGGGCAAATGGGCATAA
- a CDS encoding phosphatidylserine decarboxylase, whose product MDNDEITIAAGGNVKWRFPSVHPEGMKFGLIAVAITAVLFLLGWEIVGWLMLIVTIWVFAFFRDPVRAVPQDEGAIIAPADGLVTLIQRVPPPREMAGANGLGDQPLIRVSIFMSVFDVHINRTPIGGTVKSVVYISGKFLNADLDKASEDNERQHILVERHDGLRVGFTQIAGLVARRIVPFVKPGDMVAAGQRIGLIRFGSRVDVYLPAGTAPRVILGQRTIAGETILGQIGDRRVVAGIQQ is encoded by the coding sequence ATGGACAATGACGAGATCACGATTGCCGCGGGCGGCAATGTCAAATGGCGCTTCCCTTCGGTTCATCCGGAGGGGATGAAATTCGGCCTGATCGCGGTCGCGATCACCGCTGTCCTGTTCCTGTTGGGATGGGAGATTGTCGGCTGGCTGATGCTGATCGTCACCATCTGGGTTTTCGCCTTCTTCCGCGATCCCGTGCGTGCCGTGCCGCAGGATGAAGGGGCGATCATCGCGCCCGCCGACGGGCTGGTGACGCTGATCCAGCGCGTGCCGCCGCCGCGTGAAATGGCGGGGGCGAACGGGCTGGGCGACCAGCCGCTGATCCGCGTGTCCATCTTCATGAGCGTGTTCGACGTCCACATCAACCGCACGCCGATCGGCGGGACGGTGAAGTCGGTCGTCTATATTTCCGGCAAGTTCCTCAACGCAGACCTGGACAAGGCGAGCGAGGATAATGAGCGCCAGCATATATTGGTCGAGCGGCATGACGGGCTGCGCGTCGGCTTCACCCAGATTGCAGGCCTGGTCGCGCGGCGCATCGTGCCCTTCGTCAAGCCCGGCGACATGGTCGCGGCGGGGCAGCGCATCGGCCTGATCCGTTTCGGCAGCCGCGTCGACGTCTATCTGCCCGCCGGCACCGCGCCGCGCGTGATCCTGGGCCAGCGCACCATCGCGGGCGAAACTATCCTGGGCCAGATCGGCGACCGTCGCGTGGTGGCGGGTATCCAGCAGTGA
- a CDS encoding phosphatidylcholine/phosphatidylserine synthase — translation MLAPNAVTAMALCFGLTGVRYGISGEWERAVLSILFAGVLDGLDGRIARMLRGESRFGAELDSLSDSIAFGVAPTLILYLWSLHAMPKFGWVVALAHALSCALRLARFNANIDADEQPHKSAGFLTGVPAPAGAGLAFVPLYLWLVTGEEIFRAWYVVAPWTAFTAFLMISSIATYSWSALRLRKRIRLEAIAVAGLLAALLVTDPWLTLLILCAAYIALIPFGILSYAKVKRQREAAAVA, via the coding sequence ATGCTGGCGCCCAACGCGGTGACGGCGATGGCGCTCTGTTTCGGCCTGACCGGGGTGCGCTACGGCATTTCGGGCGAATGGGAGCGGGCGGTGCTCTCCATCCTGTTCGCGGGCGTGCTCGATGGGCTGGACGGGCGGATCGCGCGGATGCTGCGTGGGGAAAGCCGGTTCGGCGCAGAGCTGGATTCGCTGTCGGATTCGATCGCTTTCGGCGTTGCGCCGACGCTGATCCTCTATCTCTGGTCGCTGCACGCCATGCCGAAATTCGGCTGGGTCGTCGCGCTGGCCCATGCCCTATCCTGCGCGCTGCGTCTGGCGCGTTTCAACGCCAATATCGACGCGGATGAGCAGCCGCACAAATCGGCGGGCTTCCTGACCGGCGTTCCCGCGCCGGCGGGGGCGGGCTTGGCCTTCGTGCCGCTCTATCTGTGGCTGGTGACGGGCGAGGAGATTTTCCGCGCCTGGTATGTGGTCGCGCCCTGGACCGCTTTCACGGCGTTTTTGATGATCTCCAGCATCGCGACCTATAGTTGGTCGGCGCTGCGGTTGCGTAAGCGCATCCGGCTGGAGGCGATCGCGGTGGCCGGGTTGCTGGCGGCGTTGCTGGTGACGGACCCGTGGCTGACCCTGCTGATCCTGTGCGCGGCTTATATCGCGCTCATCCCCTTCGGCATCCTGTCTTACGCCAAGGTGAAGCGGCAGCGGGAGGCGGCGGCCGTCGCCTGA
- the rpsB gene encoding 30S ribosomal protein S2, which translates to MAAPVVTMHQLIEAGAHFGHQTHRWNPRMKPYIFGERNGIHILDLSQTVPLFGRALDFVSGTVAAGGKVLFVGTKRQAQDPIADAARKSGQHFVNHRWLGGMLTNWKTISGSIKRLKTLEEKLSGDTHGFTKKEVLQMTREREKLELSLGGIRDMNGIPDVMFVIDANKEELAIKEANTLGIPVVAILDSNVSPDGIAFPVPANDDASRAIRLYCDAIAAAATKGNRGAQQASGVDLGALAEPEVEEVAVEA; encoded by the coding sequence ATGGCGGCACCTGTCGTCACCATGCACCAATTGATCGAGGCTGGCGCCCATTTCGGCCACCAGACCCACCGCTGGAATCCGCGCATGAAGCCGTACATTTTCGGCGAGCGCAACGGCATCCACATCCTTGACCTGTCGCAGACCGTGCCCCTGTTCGGCCGCGCGCTGGACTTCGTGTCGGGCACCGTCGCCGCCGGTGGCAAGGTGCTGTTCGTCGGCACCAAGCGCCAGGCGCAGGACCCGATCGCTGACGCCGCGCGCAAGTCGGGCCAGCATTTCGTCAACCATCGCTGGCTGGGCGGTATGCTCACCAACTGGAAGACCATTTCCGGCTCGATCAAGCGTCTGAAGACCCTTGAGGAGAAGCTGTCGGGCGACACCCACGGCTTCACCAAGAAGGAAGTCCTCCAGATGACCCGCGAGCGCGAGAAGCTGGAACTGTCGCTGGGCGGCATCCGCGACATGAACGGCATCCCCGATGTCATGTTCGTGATCGACGCCAACAAGGAAGAGCTGGCGATCAAGGAAGCCAACACGCTGGGTATCCCGGTCGTCGCGATCCTCGATTCGAACGTCTCGCCCGATGGCATCGCCTTCCCGGTTCCGGCGAATGACGACGCCAGCCGCGCGATCCGCCTCTATTGCGACGCCATCGCCGCCGCCGCCACCAAGGGCAACCGTGGCGCGCAGCAGGCTTCGGGCGTCGATCTGGGCGCGCTGGCCGAGCCTGAGGTCGAAGAGGTCGCTGTCGAAGCCTGA
- the tsf gene encoding translation elongation factor Ts: MAEITAAAVKELRDRSGAGMMDCKKALTEANGDIEAATDWLRAKGLAAAQKKSSRTAAEGLVGVAVAGTKGVAVEVNSETDFVAKNDQFQDFVRTVSAIALETGAADAEALTAQAHPAGGTVAEKLVANIATIGENQNVRRVGQVEVGQGVVVPYVHNAAAPGLGKIGVLVALEGDAPADVLEPLGKQIAMHIAAAFPLALSAADIDPALLERERAIAAEKAAESGKPAEIVAKMVDGAVAKFAKEQALLSQLFVMDNKTPVADVVAKAAKDAGASITLKSYIRFQLGEGIEKEVSDFAAEVAAAAGV; the protein is encoded by the coding sequence ATGGCCGAGATTACCGCTGCTGCCGTCAAGGAACTGCGCGACCGTTCGGGCGCGGGCATGATGGACTGCAAGAAGGCGCTCACCGAAGCCAATGGCGACATCGAAGCGGCGACCGACTGGCTGCGCGCCAAGGGTCTGGCTGCCGCGCAGAAGAAGTCGAGCCGCACTGCCGCTGAAGGCCTGGTCGGCGTCGCCGTCGCCGGCACCAAGGGCGTTGCCGTCGAAGTGAACAGCGAAACCGATTTCGTCGCCAAGAACGACCAGTTCCAGGATTTCGTCCGCACCGTTTCGGCGATCGCGCTGGAAACCGGCGCAGCCGACGCAGAAGCCCTTACCGCGCAGGCGCACCCCGCTGGCGGCACCGTCGCCGAAAAGCTGGTCGCCAACATCGCGACCATCGGCGAGAACCAGAATGTCCGCCGCGTCGGCCAGGTCGAAGTGGGCCAGGGCGTCGTCGTTCCTTACGTTCACAACGCCGCTGCGCCGGGCCTGGGCAAGATCGGCGTGCTGGTTGCGCTGGAAGGCGACGCGCCCGCCGACGTGCTGGAGCCGCTGGGCAAGCAGATCGCGATGCACATCGCCGCCGCTTTCCCGCTGGCCCTGTCGGCCGCCGACATCGACCCGGCGCTGCTGGAGCGTGAGCGCGCGATCGCCGCTGAAAAGGCTGCCGAATCGGGCAAGCCCGCTGAAATCGTCGCCAAGATGGTCGACGGCGCGGTCGCCAAGTTCGCCAAGGAACAGGCGCTGCTGTCGCAGCTCTTCGTGATGGACAACAAGACCCCGGTCGCCGACGTCGTCGCCAAGGCGGCGAAGGATGCGGGCGCGTCGATCACGCTCAAGTCCTATATCCGCTTCCAGCTTGGCGAAGGCATCGAGAAGGAAGTCAGCGACTTCGCGGCCGAAGTCGCCGCCGCTGCCGGCGTCTGA
- a CDS encoding AAA family ATPase: MKRVWLKDDDPDRAPDWARYPFNLPLIRNGGLDFHFSKPVTILVGENGTGKSTLLEAIAQLAGFSDSGGAQGMRAVEAAPASAQDAGSLAAHLRGAWLPQVKQGWFFRAETFFSVARYLDQAARESGAVGPNYLSASHGEGFTDFFGERMARHGLYILDEPESALSPHRQFDFLKLLRRMQYANNAQVIMATHSPILMALPDADLWQVDSYSVRPVALEDTPHFRLYREFMLYPQETVEAMIE; encoded by the coding sequence TTGAAGCGGGTCTGGCTGAAGGACGATGATCCCGATCGCGCACCGGATTGGGCGCGTTATCCGTTCAATCTTCCGTTGATCCGCAATGGCGGTCTCGATTTTCATTTTTCGAAGCCCGTGACGATCCTGGTCGGGGAGAATGGCACGGGCAAGTCGACCTTGCTGGAGGCGATCGCACAGCTTGCGGGTTTCAGCGATTCCGGCGGGGCACAAGGGATGCGGGCCGTGGAGGCCGCACCGGCTTCCGCCCAGGATGCCGGGTCGTTGGCCGCGCATTTGCGAGGCGCGTGGCTTCCTCAAGTCAAGCAGGGCTGGTTTTTCCGTGCGGAGACATTCTTCTCAGTCGCGCGCTATCTGGACCAAGCGGCGCGTGAGTCCGGTGCTGTCGGGCCGAACTATCTGTCCGCTTCGCATGGCGAGGGTTTTACCGATTTCTTTGGGGAACGGATGGCACGGCACGGCCTCTACATATTGGACGAACCGGAATCCGCTCTATCCCCGCACAGACAGTTCGATTTCCTGAAACTGCTGCGTCGAATGCAATATGCCAATAATGCGCAGGTCATCATGGCGACCCACTCGCCGATCCTGATGGCGCTGCCCGATGCCGACCTGTGGCAGGTGGACAGCTATAGCGTGCGGCCGGTCGCCCTGGAGGATACGCCCCATTTTCGGCTTTACCGGGAATTCATGCTCTACCCGCAGGAAACGGTCGAGGCGATGATCGAGTGA
- the pyrH gene encoding UMP kinase encodes MTRPAFKRILLKLSGEVLMGQGQFGIEPETVARVAGEIAAAKDAGFELCVVVGGGNIFRGLAGAAAGFDRASADYMGMLATVMNALAVQNALEKLGYDTRVQSAIPMASVCEPYIRRKAVRHMEKGRIVIFAAGTGSPFFTTDTTAALRAAEMNCDALFKGTSVDGVYNADPKKVGDAVRYDEISFDQVLNDNLKVMDASAIALCRENNIPIVVFNIRETGNLATVLAGQGVATIVKNQER; translated from the coding sequence ATGACCCGGCCTGCCTTCAAACGCATCCTGTTGAAATTGTCCGGCGAAGTGCTGATGGGGCAGGGACAGTTCGGCATCGAGCCGGAGACCGTGGCCCGTGTCGCTGGTGAGATCGCCGCGGCGAAGGATGCCGGGTTTGAACTGTGCGTCGTCGTGGGCGGGGGCAATATCTTCCGGGGTCTGGCCGGCGCGGCGGCGGGGTTCGACCGGGCGAGCGCCGATTATATGGGTATGCTCGCCACCGTCATGAATGCGCTGGCGGTGCAGAATGCGCTGGAAAAGCTGGGTTATGACACCCGCGTCCAGTCGGCCATCCCGATGGCGTCGGTGTGCGAGCCTTATATAAGGCGCAAGGCCGTGCGCCACATGGAGAAGGGCCGGATCGTCATCTTCGCGGCGGGCACCGGCAGCCCCTTCTTCACCACGGACACCACCGCGGCGCTGCGCGCGGCTGAAATGAACTGCGACGCGCTGTTCAAGGGCACCAGCGTCGATGGCGTCTACAATGCCGATCCCAAGAAGGTCGGTGATGCGGTCCGCTATGACGAGATCAGCTTCGATCAGGTGCTGAACGACAATCTCAAGGTGATGGACGCCAGCGCCATTGCCTTGTGTCGCGAGAATAATATCCCCATCGTCGTCTTCAACATCCGCGAAACCGGCAATCTGGCAACTGTGCTGGCCGGGCAGGGCGTAGCGACGATCGTGAAAAATCAGGAGCGTTGA
- the frr gene encoding ribosome recycling factor, protein MPQYDKADLERRMAGALESLKGDLSGLRTGRANVQLLDPVTVEVYGAHMPLNQVATVSAPEPRMLSVQVWDKVNVGPCDKAIRSAGLGLNPIVDGQTLRLPIPDLTEDRRKELAKLASKYAEGARIAVRNVRRDGMDSLKTDEKKGEISEDERKRLETEVQKLTDSSIADIDAASSAKEKEILGQ, encoded by the coding sequence ATGCCGCAATATGACAAAGCAGACCTCGAACGCCGCATGGCCGGCGCGCTCGAATCGCTCAAGGGCGACCTGAGCGGCCTGCGTACCGGCCGCGCCAATGTGCAACTACTCGATCCGGTGACGGTCGAAGTCTATGGCGCCCATATGCCGCTGAACCAAGTGGCGACCGTGTCGGCGCCCGAACCGCGCATGTTGTCGGTCCAGGTGTGGGACAAGGTCAATGTCGGCCCGTGCGACAAGGCGATTCGATCGGCGGGCCTGGGCCTGAACCCGATCGTCGACGGGCAAACGCTGCGCCTGCCGATCCCGGACCTGACGGAAGACCGCCGCAAGGAACTGGCCAAGCTCGCCAGCAAATATGCCGAAGGCGCGCGCATCGCCGTCCGCAATGTCCGTCGCGACGGCATGGACAGCCTGAAGACCGACGAGAAAAAGGGCGAAATCAGCGAGGATGAGCGCAAGCGGCTGGAAACAGAAGTCCAGAAGCTGACCGACAGCAGCATCGCGGATATCGACGCGGCGTCGAGCGCCAAGGAAAAGGAAATCCTCGGCCAGTAA
- a CDS encoding isoprenyl transferase yields MASQAKPDLTRVAPAHGVRHVAIIMDGNGRWAKKRLLPRIAGHRAGVEAVRRVARAAQDMGLECLTLYAFSSENWKRPATEVSDLMGLLRHFIQSDIDEFHANGVRLRIIGNYRALDPSLVDLIDGAMARTAGNTGPVIAIALNYGAQDEMVRAAQRLADRVVRGELAAQDIGVDAIDAELDTADLPPLDLLIRTSGEQRLSNFMLWQAAYAELYFTDMLWPDFDGRALAQALDAFRLRDRRFGGL; encoded by the coding sequence ATGGCCAGCCAAGCCAAGCCCGATCTGACCCGTGTCGCGCCTGCCCATGGCGTGCGTCATGTCGCCATCATCATGGACGGCAATGGCCGCTGGGCGAAGAAGCGGCTGTTGCCGCGCATTGCCGGCCATCGCGCCGGGGTGGAGGCGGTGCGCCGCGTCGCCCGCGCGGCGCAGGATATGGGCCTCGAATGTCTGACGCTCTATGCTTTCTCTTCGGAGAATTGGAAGCGTCCGGCGACCGAGGTGTCGGACCTGATGGGCCTGCTCCGCCACTTCATCCAGTCGGATATCGACGAATTTCACGCCAATGGCGTCCGGTTGCGGATCATCGGCAATTATCGCGCGCTCGACCCTTCGCTGGTCGATCTGATCGATGGCGCCATGGCCCGCACCGCTGGCAATACCGGCCCGGTGATCGCGATCGCGCTCAACTATGGCGCGCAGGATGAGATGGTGCGGGCGGCGCAGCGACTGGCTGATCGTGTTGTCAGGGGTGAGCTGGCGGCGCAGGATATTGGCGTCGATGCGATCGACGCCGAGCTGGACACCGCCGACCTGCCGCCGCTCGACCTGCTGATCCGCACGTCGGGTGAGCAGCGGCTCAGCAATTTCATGCTGTGGCAGGCGGCCTATGCCGAACTCTATTTCACCGACATGCTGTGGCCCGATTTTGACGGGCGCGCATTGGCGCAGGCGCTGGACGCCTTTCGCCTGAGGGACCGCCGGTTCGGCGGATTGTGA
- a CDS encoding phosphatidate cytidylyltransferase, translating into MTSELRTRTIVGVALIAVALGALLAGGLLFWLLLVIAGVLMQGEWGDLTGAMPDQRKAAMFAVSIPLALLCPLAAGIAWPVLAAGAAAFFFVAFTSRNMKLAAGIPYICVPIVALQFLRAEQPNIYGLLLAFWALSLVWATDIGAYFAGRSIGGPKLAPRISPSKTWSGLAGGVLAALVLGFLLHRFAGLPIQLAAASGLLAVAAQLGDLLESGMKRKAGVKDSGTLLPGHGGVMDRLDGVVAAAPLAALFYLILVQGG; encoded by the coding sequence ATGACAAGCGAATTGCGCACCCGCACTATTGTCGGCGTCGCGCTGATTGCGGTGGCCCTGGGCGCCCTGCTGGCGGGCGGGCTGCTGTTCTGGCTGCTGCTGGTGATCGCTGGCGTGCTGATGCAGGGGGAATGGGGCGACCTGACCGGCGCCATGCCCGATCAGCGCAAGGCGGCGATGTTCGCCGTGTCGATTCCGCTGGCGTTGCTGTGCCCGCTGGCTGCCGGCATCGCTTGGCCGGTGCTGGCGGCGGGGGCGGCGGCCTTCTTCTTCGTCGCCTTCACCAGCCGCAACATGAAGCTGGCAGCGGGCATCCCCTATATCTGCGTGCCGATCGTCGCGCTCCAGTTCCTGCGGGCGGAGCAGCCCAATATCTATGGGTTGCTGCTCGCCTTCTGGGCGCTGTCGCTGGTGTGGGCGACCGACATCGGCGCCTATTTTGCCGGCCGGTCGATCGGCGGGCCGAAGCTGGCGCCGCGGATCAGCCCGTCCAAGACCTGGTCGGGATTGGCCGGGGGCGTACTGGCGGCATTGGTGCTGGGTTTCCTGCTGCACCGTTTTGCCGGGCTGCCGATCCAGTTGGCGGCGGCCAGCGGACTGCTGGCGGTGGCGGCGCAACTGGGCGACCTGCTGGAAAGCGGGATGAAGCGCAAGGCGGGGGTGAAGGATAGCGGCACATTGCTGCCCGGCCATGGCGGGGTGATGGATCGCCTTGACGGCGTGGTCGCCGCCGCACCGCTCGCCGCTTTATTCTATCTGATCCTGGTGCAGGGCGGATGA